Proteins encoded within one genomic window of Prosthecobacter algae:
- a CDS encoding DMT family transporter: protein MPPTLATIIYPLIAALVYAFGALVLKRSSELGVGLWRTTFVANFIVAGLFSLLWLLGGPPIEKELLWQPGVIAMCLFVGQISQFIALEKGDVSVAVPVFGLKVILVAFLTPFIIGEAVGLKLWGAALLSVIGISFLNKKDQGKRPRGLGITLIAGGVGAISFAVFDVLVQKWGPHWGVGRLLPCIFWINALLSCGLVFRFSAPLSAIPKQAWGWLTGGSLLLGTQSIIFVSTLAVYGKATSANIMYASRGLLSVALVWMIGHWFANTERNLGAGILRWRLAGALMMMSAIVLVVV, encoded by the coding sequence GTGCCTCCAACCTTAGCCACGATCATTTACCCCCTCATTGCCGCCCTTGTTTATGCCTTCGGGGCCTTGGTGCTAAAGCGATCCAGCGAGCTGGGGGTGGGGCTGTGGCGGACGACGTTTGTGGCGAATTTCATCGTGGCAGGCCTGTTTTCCCTGCTGTGGCTGCTGGGCGGGCCGCCGATCGAGAAGGAGCTGCTGTGGCAGCCGGGGGTGATCGCGATGTGCCTGTTTGTGGGGCAGATTTCGCAGTTCATCGCCCTGGAGAAGGGGGATGTATCGGTGGCGGTGCCGGTCTTTGGCCTGAAGGTGATTCTGGTGGCCTTTTTGACGCCGTTCATCATCGGTGAGGCGGTGGGTCTGAAGCTGTGGGGCGCAGCGCTGCTGAGTGTGATCGGCATTTCGTTTCTGAACAAGAAGGACCAGGGCAAACGGCCCCGTGGGCTGGGCATTACGCTGATTGCGGGTGGCGTGGGGGCGATCAGTTTTGCGGTGTTTGACGTGCTGGTGCAGAAGTGGGGCCCGCACTGGGGTGTGGGGCGGCTTTTGCCCTGCATTTTCTGGATCAATGCGCTGCTTTCCTGCGGGCTGGTCTTCCGCTTTTCCGCGCCGCTGAGCGCCATCCCGAAGCAGGCCTGGGGCTGGCTGACGGGCGGCTCCCTGCTGCTGGGCACGCAGAGCATCATCTTCGTGAGCACCCTGGCGGTGTATGGCAAGGCGACCTCCGCAAACATCATGTATGCCTCACGCGGGCTGCTGAGCGTGGCGCTGGTGTGGATGATCGGGCACTGGTTTGCCAATACGGAGCGGAATCTCGGCGCAGGCATTCTGCGCTGGCGGCTGGCAGGGGCGCTGATGATGATGAGCGCGATCGTGCTGGTGGTGGTGTGA
- a CDS encoding OmpA family protein: MKTSLSLALVVACGLVSGLAQAQISPEFTRDKEGAKDHPLLKRIEGSIILHYATKKFDSHQVALGPVIFDYGEQKTKEWKKIEAEGARTTLFYREPADASTLECLRSYQADLKEKGFEVLFEGTSNGKPQEEANTLDNGYGRFAAAVYQTEKDYGLQEYTLPGADDFRYTALKKTGEGGAGDVYVTIFAAAVTDSWKDPEKGILAGTVVARVDVIETKALQNRMVMVKADEMEKQITTTGRVALYGIYFDTNKATLKPESDTTLAEVQKLMTQDGSIKLLIVGHTDNVGEFEFNRDLSNRRAAAVVEALTSRYGISSQRLFPFGCSFASPAAPNASEDGRSKNRRVELVKWN; encoded by the coding sequence ATGAAGACCTCTCTTTCGTTGGCGTTGGTGGTCGCTTGCGGCCTTGTCTCGGGTCTGGCCCAGGCCCAGATCAGCCCAGAATTCACCCGTGACAAAGAGGGCGCGAAGGATCACCCCCTGCTCAAGCGCATCGAGGGTTCCATCATCCTCCACTACGCCACCAAAAAGTTCGATTCCCACCAGGTCGCCCTCGGGCCCGTGATCTTTGACTACGGCGAGCAAAAGACCAAAGAGTGGAAAAAGATCGAGGCCGAAGGTGCCCGCACGACTTTGTTTTACCGCGAGCCTGCCGATGCCAGCACCCTCGAGTGCCTGCGCTCCTACCAGGCCGATCTGAAAGAAAAAGGCTTCGAAGTCCTCTTCGAAGGCACCAGCAATGGCAAACCCCAGGAAGAAGCCAATACCCTGGACAATGGATACGGCCGTTTTGCCGCCGCCGTTTACCAGACGGAAAAGGACTACGGCCTTCAGGAATACACCCTGCCCGGGGCCGATGACTTCCGTTACACCGCCCTGAAAAAGACCGGCGAAGGCGGCGCTGGAGATGTCTATGTCACCATCTTTGCCGCGGCCGTCACCGACTCCTGGAAGGACCCTGAAAAAGGCATCCTCGCCGGAACCGTCGTCGCCCGTGTGGACGTCATCGAGACCAAGGCGCTGCAAAACCGTATGGTCATGGTCAAGGCCGACGAGATGGAAAAACAGATCACCACCACGGGTCGTGTCGCCCTTTACGGCATCTACTTTGATACCAACAAGGCCACCCTCAAGCCCGAGTCCGACACCACCCTGGCCGAGGTTCAAAAGCTCATGACCCAAGACGGCTCTATCAAGCTCCTCATCGTCGGCCATACCGACAATGTCGGCGAGTTCGAATTCAACCGCGACCTCTCCAACCGCCGCGCCGCCGCCGTGGTGGAGGCCCTCACCAGTCGCTACGGCATCTCCTCCCAGCGCCTCTTCCCCTTCGGCTGCAGCTTTGCCAGCCCCGCCGCTCCCAATGCCAGCGAAGACGGCCGCAGCAAAAATCGCCGCGTCGAACTCGTGAAGTGGAACTGA
- a CDS encoding beta strand repeat-containing protein yields MQPSPSPTSFFFRPQLRAQKQPLILRWLSCFLAASLGAATLQYDSDGTGPITDGNASGWNTTATNKPWYDSASMTYLAWPNTNADIAVFGGGTSGTAGSVAVGSVIANGIIFNAPFAGSYTLSGGTITLDGTTPTITANVNASITSALAGTVGLTKNGTGVLTLSGGAANNYGGGTSVLAGNLTMAKTAGINAVGGDVIINGGTLIWGGANQVPDTVSVTLISGGLQITGNTETIANLTIQGGNSNANTSSNGGLFTITNTLAINGAGSLGLNSAGQWTVNKADFTGAISGVFGMTGNSNTRITQLNIGSGGLILSGQNLAINKGSTAAALGSEIVFNGGVTASGTNNFNTGGTFGASRVSLPIISTWDITAGTTNINVATIGVGGLIKTGVGNLALTGAEANTHTGMTTVSGGSLLLGKTAGVNAIAGDITVATGGILDWNTANQLADTTHIFLTGGSLKFDNLTETFANLTQTAGTVNIGGNTNSGIVNITGLLRVSGGSTLNLNSGAVWTVGAADFTGFSGTVVSLNGNSTTGLNQFIIGSGGLILTGQSINLAKGTAVGAFGSELAIQGNVTASGTNSINAGANTVGVSQVNLGAADRTWNITSGTTSSNSSVVSSGGGIVKTGNGILALNAANTYTGNTTINGGTVRLGASGSVDNSPVITVAAGATFDGVAVTGGYSVKSGQLLQGGGSVAGASTIASGATLAPGTVSGDFLQRLSFSSSLILASGSQTRLQLSSNSSDYDQVFVTGTFTQQTGGQIIVEPGDFVPVLGQSFNLFDWGTLGSLSTNLGSNYRDGSDDDATDLNLPDISGSGYFWDISQFASSGIIIVAIPEPSRLLLLGFAGLALLGRRRR; encoded by the coding sequence ATGCAACCGTCTCCATCCCCCACGTCCTTCTTTTTTCGCCCTCAGCTTCGTGCCCAGAAGCAGCCCCTCATTCTGAGGTGGCTGTCCTGTTTTCTGGCGGCCAGTCTGGGAGCAGCGACTTTGCAGTATGACAGCGATGGCACGGGCCCCATCACCGATGGCAATGCCAGCGGGTGGAATACGACGGCGACCAACAAGCCCTGGTACGACAGCGCCAGCATGACCTATCTGGCGTGGCCGAACACGAATGCGGACATCGCGGTCTTTGGCGGCGGCACTTCTGGAACGGCGGGCTCGGTGGCGGTGGGAAGTGTGATCGCCAACGGCATCATTTTTAACGCGCCCTTTGCCGGCAGCTACACGCTGAGCGGGGGAACCATCACGCTGGATGGAACAACGCCGACGATCACAGCGAATGTGAATGCGAGCATCACCTCTGCCCTGGCAGGCACGGTGGGCCTAACCAAAAATGGGACGGGCGTTTTGACTCTTTCAGGTGGGGCCGCGAATAACTATGGCGGCGGTACCTCTGTGCTGGCAGGGAACCTGACGATGGCGAAAACCGCCGGCATCAATGCCGTGGGCGGGGATGTGATCATCAATGGAGGAACGCTCATCTGGGGCGGAGCCAACCAGGTGCCGGATACGGTAAGCGTGACGCTGATCAGCGGTGGATTGCAAATCACCGGCAACACGGAAACGATCGCCAACCTCACGATCCAGGGCGGCAACAGCAATGCGAACACTTCCTCCAACGGCGGCCTTTTCACCATCACCAACACGCTGGCTATCAATGGCGCGGGCAGCCTGGGTTTAAACAGTGCTGGGCAATGGACCGTGAACAAGGCGGACTTTACCGGAGCAATAAGCGGAGTCTTCGGCATGACGGGGAATAGCAACACCCGCATCACCCAACTGAACATCGGCAGCGGTGGACTCATCCTCTCCGGGCAGAATCTAGCGATCAATAAAGGATCCACGGCTGCCGCGCTGGGAAGTGAGATCGTTTTTAATGGCGGCGTCACGGCCAGTGGCACCAACAACTTTAATACGGGCGGCACCTTTGGAGCATCCCGCGTGAGCCTGCCCATCATCAGCACCTGGGACATCACCGCAGGCACTACGAATATCAATGTGGCCACCATTGGCGTGGGGGGGCTCATTAAAACAGGTGTGGGAAACCTCGCCCTGACTGGCGCTGAAGCCAATACGCACACAGGGATGACGACGGTCTCAGGCGGCAGCCTGCTGTTAGGTAAAACCGCCGGAGTGAACGCTATCGCAGGCGACATCACCGTGGCCACAGGGGGCATCCTGGACTGGAATACGGCGAACCAGTTGGCCGATACCACTCACATTTTCCTCACCGGGGGCTCGCTGAAATTCGACAACCTGACGGAGACCTTTGCCAATCTGACCCAGACGGCGGGTACGGTGAACATCGGTGGCAATACGAACTCCGGCATCGTCAATATCACCGGCCTGCTGAGAGTCTCTGGAGGCAGCACCCTCAACCTCAACAGCGGTGCTGTGTGGACGGTGGGGGCGGCGGATTTCACGGGCTTCTCGGGCACGGTGGTTTCGCTCAACGGCAACAGCACGACGGGCCTGAACCAATTCATCATTGGCAGTGGCGGGCTGATCTTAACGGGGCAATCCATTAACCTGGCCAAAGGCACTGCGGTCGGGGCCTTTGGCAGTGAGCTGGCCATCCAAGGCAATGTCACGGCCAGTGGTACCAATTCCATCAATGCTGGAGCCAACACCGTCGGCGTCTCGCAGGTGAACCTGGGCGCGGCGGACCGCACCTGGAACATCACGAGTGGCACGACCTCCAGTAACTCCAGCGTGGTGAGCAGTGGCGGTGGTATCGTCAAAACGGGCAATGGCATCCTGGCCCTGAATGCGGCGAATACTTACACCGGCAATACGACCATCAATGGCGGTACAGTGCGCCTCGGAGCCTCCGGCAGCGTGGACAACTCGCCCGTGATCACGGTGGCGGCGGGGGCGACGTTTGATGGGGTGGCGGTGACGGGCGGTTACTCTGTCAAAAGCGGCCAGTTGCTTCAGGGCGGTGGCAGCGTGGCGGGAGCGTCCACGATCGCCAGCGGGGCGACGCTGGCCCCTGGGACCGTGAGCGGTGACTTCCTGCAGCGGCTCAGCTTTTCCAGCTCGCTGATCCTGGCGAGTGGCTCGCAAACACGGCTGCAGCTTTCCAGCAACAGCAGCGACTATGACCAGGTTTTTGTCACGGGTACTTTCACCCAGCAGACAGGCGGCCAGATCATCGTGGAGCCAGGCGACTTCGTGCCGGTGCTGGGGCAGAGCTTCAATCTTTTCGACTGGGGCACTCTGGGCTCCCTTTCGACCAATCTGGGCAGCAACTACCGCGATGGCAGCGATGACGACGCGACGGACCTGAACCTGCCCGACATTTCTGGCAGCGGGTACTTCTGGGACATCAGCCAGTTTGCGAGCAGCGGCATCATCATTGTGGCGATTCCCGAGCCTTCACGACTGCTGCTGCTGGGGTTTGCAGGGCTGGCCCTGCTGGGCCGTCGCCGTCGTTAA
- a CDS encoding TIGR00266 family protein has translation MNPWFYVDSEGQRHQVTEEQLQSLAASGAVRPETLVWTEGQAQWSRAEQALPALFRGAVGGPPPIPGPPPISGSSGMRAHDVDYEIHGNEMQIVEVELDPGETVIAEAGGMNYMEDGIVFETKMGDGSAATSGGLMGILKTVGKRMLTGESIFMTHFTNRAHAGKKRVAFAAPYPGKIIPLKLTDYGGEILCEKDAFLCAAYGTSVGIAFQKRFGAGLFGGEGFILQRLKGDGMAFIHAGGTIIKKEMRGETLRVDTGCLVAFTQGISYDIERAGNLKSMFFGGEGLFLTTLTGHGTVWLQSLPFSRLADRILANAPSAGGKATGEGSVLGGIGRMFDGQ, from the coding sequence ATGAACCCTTGGTTTTACGTCGATTCAGAAGGTCAGCGCCATCAGGTCACTGAAGAACAGTTGCAATCCCTCGCCGCCTCCGGGGCCGTCCGTCCCGAGACCCTCGTCTGGACCGAAGGCCAGGCCCAGTGGAGCCGGGCAGAGCAGGCCCTCCCTGCCCTGTTTCGCGGTGCCGTCGGTGGCCCCCCTCCTATCCCAGGTCCACCGCCCATCTCGGGCAGCAGTGGCATGCGTGCCCATGATGTGGACTATGAGATCCACGGCAATGAGATGCAGATCGTCGAGGTCGAACTGGACCCCGGCGAAACCGTCATCGCCGAAGCTGGCGGCATGAACTACATGGAGGACGGCATCGTCTTCGAAACCAAGATGGGGGATGGTTCTGCCGCCACCAGCGGTGGTCTCATGGGCATCCTTAAAACCGTGGGCAAACGCATGCTCACCGGGGAGTCCATCTTCATGACCCACTTCACCAACCGCGCTCACGCCGGGAAAAAGCGCGTGGCTTTTGCCGCCCCTTATCCGGGCAAAATCATCCCGCTGAAACTCACCGACTACGGTGGCGAGATCCTCTGTGAAAAGGATGCCTTTCTCTGCGCCGCCTATGGCACCTCCGTCGGCATCGCTTTCCAAAAACGCTTCGGCGCGGGTCTCTTCGGCGGGGAGGGATTCATCCTCCAGCGTCTCAAAGGCGATGGCATGGCCTTCATCCATGCAGGCGGCACCATCATCAAAAAAGAAATGCGCGGGGAAACCCTGCGTGTGGATACCGGCTGCCTCGTCGCATTCACTCAGGGTATCAGCTATGACATCGAGCGCGCGGGCAATTTGAAGAGCATGTTCTTCGGTGGCGAAGGTCTCTTCCTCACCACCCTCACGGGTCACGGCACCGTCTGGCTGCAAAGCCTGCCCTTCTCCCGTCTGGCGGACCGCATCCTCGCCAATGCCCCTTCCGCAGGCGGCAAGGCCACCGGTGAAGGCTCCGTCCTCGGCGGTATCGGCCGCATGTTTGACGGGCAGTGA